In one Lycium barbarum isolate Lr01 chromosome 7, ASM1917538v2, whole genome shotgun sequence genomic region, the following are encoded:
- the LOC132602534 gene encoding uncharacterized protein LOC132602534 isoform X2, producing the protein MLGSGSVLPEKMQQPAQGRGMKCCGGTSKKMQPPPLPQGGETKKQRGVCSCPAKKCFGEQGGRYSNMTEEDSKKYIEEGYACPSSDKYFNPDLIPDGALLKHHPDFQTIWSRYWRQLQTTNNMDMDTYPGVSDMIEVWPLNWPNTTEGYDNEVNDLAIFAIQEHNKEPFHIFKYELLKIEKVNARLSGYLEFFVTVKVKNLTLGTVIETFQIHTGRPLHVRYLVLTGKMAQRFEDVYSFLPKGGDLVDSSEEEMTGSESRPFSSEKKPNSAEELLAWQRELPCRFLANEVLWDDNVFIPEKASEKLPAIFHRIYGRYFNQICETEGFDIDIYPGDSVAAMYIPYLDFDKEIGLLMDLAEHAIQDYNNREIDDYKYEVESVEKVNFILAECREFFMTVKVKNLTLRTPVETFQIHAYKGPDFENVVRTCRKKLFEVLVDDEMAGRKSRQLSPAKKPKSAEELLAWQRGLPRRFLSNNEVFWDAEVFIPEGVLKNDSAIFHRIYWRYFSQICVTKGFNIDIYPGDSVAAMYIPYLDFKKKIGLLMDLAEQAIQDYNNREINIFKYTLLKIEKVNVQSGYLEHFMTVKAINLTLGTVIETFQIHTGSLSQPSECVVISCLPKGRDLADSSEEEMAGSESRQFSPEKKPNSAEELLAWQRELPCRFLANEVQWDDNVFIPEDASEKLPAIFHRIYGRYFNQICETEGFDIDIYPGDSMAAMYIPYLDFDKEIGLLMDLAEHAIQDYNNREIDDYKYEVESVEKVNFILAECREFFMTVKVKNLTLCTPLETFQIHAYKGPDVENVVRTCRRKFKKLN; encoded by the exons ATGTTGGGATCCGGATCAGTTTTGCCGGAAAAGATGCAACAACCAGCACAAGGAAGAGGAATGAAGTGCTGCGGAGGAACATCGAAGAAGATGCAACCACCACCACTACCACAAGGAGGAGAAACGAAGAAGCAAAGAGGAGTATGCTCATGCCCGGCAAAAAAGTGCTTCGGAGAACAAGGAGGACGATATTCTAACATGACTGAGGAGGACAGCAAGAAATACATTGAAGAAGGGTATGCATGCCCCAGTAGTGATAAATACTTCAATCCAGATCTTATTCCCGATGGCGCTTTGCTCAAACATCACCCTGATTTTCAAACTATTTGGTCCCGTTACTGGCGCCAACTACAAACAACCAAT AATATGGACATGGATACCTACCCTGGTGTGTCTGATATGATTGAGGTATGGCCATTAAACTGGCCCAATACCACCGAGGGGTATGACAATGAAGTCAACGATCTGGCTATCTTTGCTATCCAGGAACACAATAAGGAACCGTTCCAT ATTTTTAAGTACGAGCTCTTGAAGATTGAGAAAGTGAACGCACGCCTGTCAGGATATCTTGAATTTTTCGTGACTGTTAAAGTCAAGAATCTCACTCTTGGTACTGTTATTGAAACTTTTCAAATACATACCGGTAGACCCCTGCATGTGCGTTATCTAGTACTTACCGGTAAAATGGCTCAGCGTTTTGAAGATGTCTATTCCTTTCTGCCAAAAGGAGGG GATTTGGTCGATAGTTCCGAGGAAGAAATGACTGGTAGCGAATCGAGACCATTTTCATCTGAGAAGAAGCCAAATTCTGCAGAAGAACTTCTTGCCTGGCAGAGGGAACTGCCCTGCCGGTTCTTGGCTAATGAGGTTCTATGGGACGACAATGTTTTCATCCCTGAAAAAGCTTCGGAGAAGCTCCCCGCTATATTTCACAGAATTTACGGGAGGTACTTCAATCAGATTTGTGAAACCGAG GGTTTCGACATTGACATCTATCCCGGTGATTCTGTGGCTGCtatgtatataccgtacctggaTTTTGACAAAGAAATTGGCTTGCTGATGGATCTGGCTGAACACGCTATTCAGGACTACAACAATAGAGAAATCGAC GATTACAAGTATGAGGTCGAGTCTGTTGAAAAAGTGAACTTTATTTTGGCTGAATGTCGTGAATTCTTTATGACAGTTAAAGTTAAAAATCTCACTTTGCGTACACCCGTAGAAACTTTTCAAATCCATGCATATAAGGGACCAGATTTTGAGAATGTTGTCCGTACGTGCCGGAAAAAGTTGTTTGAG GTTTTGGTCGACGATGAAATGGCTGGTAGAAAATCAAGACAACTTTCACCTGCAAAGAAACCAAAATCTGCAGAAGAACTACTTGCCTGGCAGAGGGGACTGCCCCGCCGGTTCTTGTCTAATAATGAGGTTTTTTGGGATGCCGAAGTTTTCATCCCTGAAGGTGTTTTGAAAAATGACTCTGCTATATTTCACAGAATTTATTGGAGATACTTCAGTCAGATTTGTGTAACCAAG GGTTTCAACATTGACATCTATCCCGGTGATTCTGTGGCTGCtatgtatataccgtacctggattttaagaaaaaaattggcTTGCTGATGGATCTGGCTGAACAGGCTATTCAGGACTACAACAATAGAGAAATCAAC ATTTTTAAGTACACGCTCTTGAAGATTGAGAAAGTGAACGTACAGTCAGGATATCTTGAACATTTCATGACTGTTAAAGCCATCAATCTCACTCTTGGTACTGTCATCGAAACTTTTCAAATACATACCGGTAGCCTGTCTCAGCCTTCCGAATGTGTTGTCATTTCTTGTCTGCCAAAAGGAAGG GATTTGGCCGATAGTTCCGAGGAAGAAATGGCTGGTAGCGAATCGAGACAATTTTCACCTGAGAAGAAGCCAAATTCTGCAGAAGAACTACTTGCCTGGCAGAGGGAACTGCCCTGCCGGTTCTTGGCTAATGAGGTTCAATGGGACGACAATGTTTTCATCCCCGAAGACGCTTCAGAGAAGCTCCCCGCTATATTTCACAGAATTTACGGGAGGTACTTCAATCAGATTTGTGAAACCGAG GGTTTCGACATTGACATCTATCCCGGTGATTCTATGGCTGCtatgtatataccgtacctggaTTTTGACAAAGAAATTGGCTTGCTGATGGATCTGGCTGAACACGCTATTCAGGACTACAACAATAGAGAAATCGAC GATTACAAGTATGAGGTCGAGTCTGTTGAAAAAGTTAACTTTATTTTGGCTGAATGTCGTGAATTCTTTATGACTGTTAAAGTTAAAAATCTCACTCTTTGTACACCCTTAGAAACTTTTCAAATCCATGCATATAAGGGACCAGATGTGGAGAATGTTGTCCGTACTTGCCGGAGAAAGTTTAAG AAGTTGAATTGA
- the LOC132602534 gene encoding uncharacterized protein LOC132602534 isoform X3, producing the protein MLGSGSVLPEKMQQPAQGRGMKCCGGTSKKMQPPPLPQGGETKKQRGVCSCPAKKCFGEQGGRYSNMTEEDSKKYIEEGYACPSSDKYFNPDLIPDGALLKHHPDFQTIWSRYWRQLQTTNNMDMDTYPGVSDMIEVWPLNWPNTTEGYDNEVNDLAIFAIQEHNKEPFHIFKYELLKIEKVNARLSGYLEFFVTVKVKNLTLGTVIETFQIHTGRPLHVRYLVLTGKMAQRFEDVYSFLPKGGDLVDSSEEEMTGSESRPFSSEKKPNSAEELLAWQRELPCRFLANEVLWDDNVFIPEKASEKLPAIFHRIYGRYFNQICETEGFDIDIYPGDSVAAMYIPYLDFDKEIGLLMDLAEHAIQDYNNREIDDYKYEVESVEKVNFILAECREFFMTVKVKNLTLRTPVETFQIHAYKGPDFENVVRTCRKKLFEVLVDDEMAGRKSRQLSPAKKPKSAEELLAWQRGLPRRFLSNNEVFWDAEVFIPEGVLKNDSAIFHRIYWRYFSQICVTKGFNIDIYPGDSVAAMYIPYLDFKKKIGLLMDLAEQAIQDYNNREINIFKYTLLKIEKVNVQSGYLEHFMTVKAINLTLGTVIETFQIHTGSLSQPSECVVISCLPKGRDLADSSEEEMAGSESRQFSPEKKPNSAEELLAWQRELPCRFLANEVQWDDNVFIPEDASEKLPAIFHRIYGRYFNQICETEGFDIDIYPGDSMAAMYIPYLDFDKEIGLLMDLAEHAIQDYNNREIDKLN; encoded by the exons ATGTTGGGATCCGGATCAGTTTTGCCGGAAAAGATGCAACAACCAGCACAAGGAAGAGGAATGAAGTGCTGCGGAGGAACATCGAAGAAGATGCAACCACCACCACTACCACAAGGAGGAGAAACGAAGAAGCAAAGAGGAGTATGCTCATGCCCGGCAAAAAAGTGCTTCGGAGAACAAGGAGGACGATATTCTAACATGACTGAGGAGGACAGCAAGAAATACATTGAAGAAGGGTATGCATGCCCCAGTAGTGATAAATACTTCAATCCAGATCTTATTCCCGATGGCGCTTTGCTCAAACATCACCCTGATTTTCAAACTATTTGGTCCCGTTACTGGCGCCAACTACAAACAACCAAT AATATGGACATGGATACCTACCCTGGTGTGTCTGATATGATTGAGGTATGGCCATTAAACTGGCCCAATACCACCGAGGGGTATGACAATGAAGTCAACGATCTGGCTATCTTTGCTATCCAGGAACACAATAAGGAACCGTTCCAT ATTTTTAAGTACGAGCTCTTGAAGATTGAGAAAGTGAACGCACGCCTGTCAGGATATCTTGAATTTTTCGTGACTGTTAAAGTCAAGAATCTCACTCTTGGTACTGTTATTGAAACTTTTCAAATACATACCGGTAGACCCCTGCATGTGCGTTATCTAGTACTTACCGGTAAAATGGCTCAGCGTTTTGAAGATGTCTATTCCTTTCTGCCAAAAGGAGGG GATTTGGTCGATAGTTCCGAGGAAGAAATGACTGGTAGCGAATCGAGACCATTTTCATCTGAGAAGAAGCCAAATTCTGCAGAAGAACTTCTTGCCTGGCAGAGGGAACTGCCCTGCCGGTTCTTGGCTAATGAGGTTCTATGGGACGACAATGTTTTCATCCCTGAAAAAGCTTCGGAGAAGCTCCCCGCTATATTTCACAGAATTTACGGGAGGTACTTCAATCAGATTTGTGAAACCGAG GGTTTCGACATTGACATCTATCCCGGTGATTCTGTGGCTGCtatgtatataccgtacctggaTTTTGACAAAGAAATTGGCTTGCTGATGGATCTGGCTGAACACGCTATTCAGGACTACAACAATAGAGAAATCGAC GATTACAAGTATGAGGTCGAGTCTGTTGAAAAAGTGAACTTTATTTTGGCTGAATGTCGTGAATTCTTTATGACAGTTAAAGTTAAAAATCTCACTTTGCGTACACCCGTAGAAACTTTTCAAATCCATGCATATAAGGGACCAGATTTTGAGAATGTTGTCCGTACGTGCCGGAAAAAGTTGTTTGAG GTTTTGGTCGACGATGAAATGGCTGGTAGAAAATCAAGACAACTTTCACCTGCAAAGAAACCAAAATCTGCAGAAGAACTACTTGCCTGGCAGAGGGGACTGCCCCGCCGGTTCTTGTCTAATAATGAGGTTTTTTGGGATGCCGAAGTTTTCATCCCTGAAGGTGTTTTGAAAAATGACTCTGCTATATTTCACAGAATTTATTGGAGATACTTCAGTCAGATTTGTGTAACCAAG GGTTTCAACATTGACATCTATCCCGGTGATTCTGTGGCTGCtatgtatataccgtacctggattttaagaaaaaaattggcTTGCTGATGGATCTGGCTGAACAGGCTATTCAGGACTACAACAATAGAGAAATCAAC ATTTTTAAGTACACGCTCTTGAAGATTGAGAAAGTGAACGTACAGTCAGGATATCTTGAACATTTCATGACTGTTAAAGCCATCAATCTCACTCTTGGTACTGTCATCGAAACTTTTCAAATACATACCGGTAGCCTGTCTCAGCCTTCCGAATGTGTTGTCATTTCTTGTCTGCCAAAAGGAAGG GATTTGGCCGATAGTTCCGAGGAAGAAATGGCTGGTAGCGAATCGAGACAATTTTCACCTGAGAAGAAGCCAAATTCTGCAGAAGAACTACTTGCCTGGCAGAGGGAACTGCCCTGCCGGTTCTTGGCTAATGAGGTTCAATGGGACGACAATGTTTTCATCCCCGAAGACGCTTCAGAGAAGCTCCCCGCTATATTTCACAGAATTTACGGGAGGTACTTCAATCAGATTTGTGAAACCGAG GGTTTCGACATTGACATCTATCCCGGTGATTCTATGGCTGCtatgtatataccgtacctggaTTTTGACAAAGAAATTGGCTTGCTGATGGATCTGGCTGAACACGCTATTCAGGACTACAACAATAGAGAAATCGAC AAGTTGAATTGA
- the LOC132602534 gene encoding uncharacterized protein LOC132602534 isoform X1 gives MLGSGSVLPEKMQQPAQGRGMKCCGGTSKKMQPPPLPQGGETKKQRGVCSCPAKKCFGEQGGRYSNMTEEDSKKYIEEGYACPSSDKYFNPDLIPDGALLKHHPDFQTIWSRYWRQLQTTNNMDMDTYPGVSDMIEVWPLNWPNTTEGYDNEVNDLAIFAIQEHNKEPFHIFKYELLKIEKVNARLSGYLEFFVTVKVKNLTLGTVIETFQIHTGRPLHVRYLVLTGKMAQRFEDVYSFLPKGGDLVDSSEEEMTGSESRPFSSEKKPNSAEELLAWQRELPCRFLANEVLWDDNVFIPEKASEKLPAIFHRIYGRYFNQICETEGFDIDIYPGDSVAAMYIPYLDFDKEIGLLMDLAEHAIQDYNNREIDDYKYEVESVEKVNFILAECREFFMTVKVKNLTLRTPVETFQIHAYKGPDFENVVRTCRKKLFEVLVDDEMAGRKSRQLSPAKKPKSAEELLAWQRGLPRRFLSNNEVFWDAEVFIPEGVLKNDSAIFHRIYWRYFSQICVTKGFNIDIYPGDSVAAMYIPYLDFKKKIGLLMDLAEQAIQDYNNREINIFKYTLLKIEKVNVQSGYLEHFMTVKAINLTLGTVIETFQIHTGSLSQPSECVVISCLPKGRDLADSSEEEMAGSESRQFSPEKKPNSAEELLAWQRELPCRFLANEVQWDDNVFIPEDASEKLPAIFHRIYGRYFNQICETEGFDIDIYPGDSMAAMYIPYLDFDKEIGLLMDLAEHAIQDYNNREIDDYKYEVESVEKVNFILAECREFFMTVKVKNLTLCTPLETFQIHAYKGPDVENVVRTCRRKFKVYRFPPLFGE, from the exons ATGTTGGGATCCGGATCAGTTTTGCCGGAAAAGATGCAACAACCAGCACAAGGAAGAGGAATGAAGTGCTGCGGAGGAACATCGAAGAAGATGCAACCACCACCACTACCACAAGGAGGAGAAACGAAGAAGCAAAGAGGAGTATGCTCATGCCCGGCAAAAAAGTGCTTCGGAGAACAAGGAGGACGATATTCTAACATGACTGAGGAGGACAGCAAGAAATACATTGAAGAAGGGTATGCATGCCCCAGTAGTGATAAATACTTCAATCCAGATCTTATTCCCGATGGCGCTTTGCTCAAACATCACCCTGATTTTCAAACTATTTGGTCCCGTTACTGGCGCCAACTACAAACAACCAAT AATATGGACATGGATACCTACCCTGGTGTGTCTGATATGATTGAGGTATGGCCATTAAACTGGCCCAATACCACCGAGGGGTATGACAATGAAGTCAACGATCTGGCTATCTTTGCTATCCAGGAACACAATAAGGAACCGTTCCAT ATTTTTAAGTACGAGCTCTTGAAGATTGAGAAAGTGAACGCACGCCTGTCAGGATATCTTGAATTTTTCGTGACTGTTAAAGTCAAGAATCTCACTCTTGGTACTGTTATTGAAACTTTTCAAATACATACCGGTAGACCCCTGCATGTGCGTTATCTAGTACTTACCGGTAAAATGGCTCAGCGTTTTGAAGATGTCTATTCCTTTCTGCCAAAAGGAGGG GATTTGGTCGATAGTTCCGAGGAAGAAATGACTGGTAGCGAATCGAGACCATTTTCATCTGAGAAGAAGCCAAATTCTGCAGAAGAACTTCTTGCCTGGCAGAGGGAACTGCCCTGCCGGTTCTTGGCTAATGAGGTTCTATGGGACGACAATGTTTTCATCCCTGAAAAAGCTTCGGAGAAGCTCCCCGCTATATTTCACAGAATTTACGGGAGGTACTTCAATCAGATTTGTGAAACCGAG GGTTTCGACATTGACATCTATCCCGGTGATTCTGTGGCTGCtatgtatataccgtacctggaTTTTGACAAAGAAATTGGCTTGCTGATGGATCTGGCTGAACACGCTATTCAGGACTACAACAATAGAGAAATCGAC GATTACAAGTATGAGGTCGAGTCTGTTGAAAAAGTGAACTTTATTTTGGCTGAATGTCGTGAATTCTTTATGACAGTTAAAGTTAAAAATCTCACTTTGCGTACACCCGTAGAAACTTTTCAAATCCATGCATATAAGGGACCAGATTTTGAGAATGTTGTCCGTACGTGCCGGAAAAAGTTGTTTGAG GTTTTGGTCGACGATGAAATGGCTGGTAGAAAATCAAGACAACTTTCACCTGCAAAGAAACCAAAATCTGCAGAAGAACTACTTGCCTGGCAGAGGGGACTGCCCCGCCGGTTCTTGTCTAATAATGAGGTTTTTTGGGATGCCGAAGTTTTCATCCCTGAAGGTGTTTTGAAAAATGACTCTGCTATATTTCACAGAATTTATTGGAGATACTTCAGTCAGATTTGTGTAACCAAG GGTTTCAACATTGACATCTATCCCGGTGATTCTGTGGCTGCtatgtatataccgtacctggattttaagaaaaaaattggcTTGCTGATGGATCTGGCTGAACAGGCTATTCAGGACTACAACAATAGAGAAATCAAC ATTTTTAAGTACACGCTCTTGAAGATTGAGAAAGTGAACGTACAGTCAGGATATCTTGAACATTTCATGACTGTTAAAGCCATCAATCTCACTCTTGGTACTGTCATCGAAACTTTTCAAATACATACCGGTAGCCTGTCTCAGCCTTCCGAATGTGTTGTCATTTCTTGTCTGCCAAAAGGAAGG GATTTGGCCGATAGTTCCGAGGAAGAAATGGCTGGTAGCGAATCGAGACAATTTTCACCTGAGAAGAAGCCAAATTCTGCAGAAGAACTACTTGCCTGGCAGAGGGAACTGCCCTGCCGGTTCTTGGCTAATGAGGTTCAATGGGACGACAATGTTTTCATCCCCGAAGACGCTTCAGAGAAGCTCCCCGCTATATTTCACAGAATTTACGGGAGGTACTTCAATCAGATTTGTGAAACCGAG GGTTTCGACATTGACATCTATCCCGGTGATTCTATGGCTGCtatgtatataccgtacctggaTTTTGACAAAGAAATTGGCTTGCTGATGGATCTGGCTGAACACGCTATTCAGGACTACAACAATAGAGAAATCGAC GATTACAAGTATGAGGTCGAGTCTGTTGAAAAAGTTAACTTTATTTTGGCTGAATGTCGTGAATTCTTTATGACTGTTAAAGTTAAAAATCTCACTCTTTGTACACCCTTAGAAACTTTTCAAATCCATGCATATAAGGGACCAGATGTGGAGAATGTTGTCCGTACTTGCCGGAGAAAGTTTAAGGTATACAGATTCCCTCCCCTTTTTGGGGAATGA